In the genome of Streptomyces globosus, one region contains:
- a CDS encoding aminodeoxychorismate/anthranilate synthase component II produces the protein MSARILVVDNYDSFVFNLVQYLYQLGAECEVLRNDEVAPAHAQDGFDGVLLSPGPGTPEEAGVCVDMVRHCAAAGVPVFGVCLGMQSMAVAYGGVVGRAPELLHGKTSPVVHEGLGVFRGLPSPFTATRYHSLAAEPQTLPDVLEVTARTEDGIIMGLRHREHDVEGVQFHPESVLTEWGHRMLANWLVRCGDEGAVERSAGLAPVVGKAVA, from the coding sequence GTGAGCGCGCGCATTCTGGTCGTGGACAACTACGACAGCTTTGTCTTCAACCTGGTCCAGTACCTGTACCAGCTCGGCGCCGAGTGCGAGGTGCTGCGCAACGACGAGGTCGCCCCCGCCCACGCCCAGGACGGCTTCGACGGCGTGCTCCTCTCCCCGGGGCCGGGCACTCCCGAGGAGGCGGGCGTCTGCGTCGACATGGTCCGCCACTGCGCCGCCGCCGGCGTCCCCGTCTTCGGCGTCTGCCTCGGCATGCAGTCCATGGCCGTCGCGTACGGCGGCGTCGTCGGCCGCGCGCCCGAGCTGCTGCACGGCAAGACCTCCCCGGTGGTCCACGAGGGGCTCGGGGTCTTCCGCGGGCTCCCCTCGCCCTTCACCGCGACCCGCTACCACTCGCTGGCGGCCGAGCCGCAGACCCTGCCGGACGTGCTGGAGGTCACCGCGCGGACCGAGGACGGGATCATCATGGGTTTGCGGCACCGCGAGCACGATGTCGAGGGCGTCCAGTTCCACCCCGAGTCGGTGCTCACCGAGTGGGGCCACCGGATGCTCGCCAACTGGCTCGTCCGCTGCGGCGACGAGGGCGCCGTCGAGCGCTCGGCGGGGCTGGCCCCGGTGGTGGGCAAGGCCGTCGCGTGA
- a CDS encoding DLW-39 family protein, with translation MKKLLLVALAAIGGLLVYRQIQADRAEQDLWTEATDSVPSGSGV, from the coding sequence GTGAAGAAGCTGCTCCTGGTCGCACTGGCCGCCATCGGCGGTCTCCTCGTGTACCGCCAGATCCAGGCGGACCGCGCCGAGCAGGACCTGTGGACGGAGGCAACCGACTCCGTGCCCTCCGGTTCCGGCGTGTGA
- a CDS encoding peptidylprolyl isomerase produces MADKLYATLKTNHGDIEVELLENFAPKTVRNFVELATGAREWTRPTDGQKTTDPLYDGTVFHRVISGFMIQGGDPLGNGTGGPGYQFADEFHPDLAFTKPYLLAMANAGPGTNGSQFFITVAPTAWLTRKHTIFGEVTGAAGRKVVDAIAGLPTNPRTERPLEDVVIQSVAVERR; encoded by the coding sequence GTGGCCGACAAGCTCTACGCCACCCTGAAGACCAACCACGGCGACATCGAGGTCGAGCTGCTGGAGAACTTCGCCCCGAAGACCGTGCGGAACTTCGTGGAGCTGGCCACCGGCGCGCGCGAGTGGACCCGCCCCACCGACGGCCAGAAGACGACGGACCCGCTGTACGACGGCACCGTCTTCCACCGGGTCATCAGCGGCTTCATGATCCAGGGCGGCGACCCTCTGGGGAACGGCACCGGCGGCCCCGGCTACCAGTTCGCCGACGAGTTCCACCCCGACCTGGCCTTCACCAAGCCGTACCTGCTGGCCATGGCCAACGCGGGGCCGGGCACCAACGGCTCGCAGTTCTTCATCACCGTCGCCCCCACCGCGTGGCTGACGCGCAAGCACACCATCTTCGGGGAGGTGACGGGCGCGGCCGGCCGGAAGGTCGTCGACGCCATCGCCGGGCTGCCGACGAACCCCCGGACCGAGCGGCCGCTGGAGGACGTCGTCATCCAGTCCGTGGCGGTCGAGCGGCGCTGA
- a CDS encoding class E sortase, with translation MTSLAPSAPAEGRAARRRAAQQAARRARRRGGGRRRKRPASGGPVVVLSRLAGELLITTGVVMLLFVAYQLWYTNVLAQRTADGAAGSLRQTWERLPQGDAAPPPAAFEPGQGFAILHIPKLDVKVPVAEGTSKAKVLDRGMVGHYADGALKTAMPSDKQGNFAVAGHRNTHGEPFRFINRLVPGDPIVVETRDAYYTYEMASVLPQTPPTNVSVLEPVPKGSGFTAPGRYITLTTCTPEFTSTYRLIVWGRMVEERPRGQGAPPALAAR, from the coding sequence GTGACCTCGCTCGCGCCGTCCGCCCCCGCAGAGGGCCGGGCCGCGCGGCGCAGGGCCGCCCAGCAGGCCGCCAGACGGGCCCGCAGGCGCGGGGGCGGGCGGCGGCGCAAGCGGCCCGCCTCGGGCGGCCCTGTGGTCGTCCTGAGCCGTCTGGCGGGCGAACTGCTGATCACCACGGGAGTGGTGATGCTGCTGTTTGTCGCCTACCAGCTCTGGTACACCAACGTGCTCGCGCAGCGCACGGCCGACGGGGCCGCCGGCTCGCTGCGCCAGACCTGGGAGCGGCTGCCGCAGGGGGACGCCGCCCCGCCCCCGGCGGCCTTCGAGCCGGGCCAGGGCTTCGCGATCCTCCACATCCCGAAACTGGACGTGAAGGTGCCCGTGGCCGAGGGCACCAGCAAGGCAAAGGTGCTCGACCGCGGCATGGTCGGGCACTACGCGGACGGGGCGCTGAAGACGGCGATGCCCTCGGACAAGCAGGGCAACTTCGCGGTGGCGGGCCACCGCAACACCCACGGCGAGCCGTTCCGCTTCATCAACCGGCTGGTGCCGGGCGACCCGATCGTGGTCGAGACCCGGGACGCGTACTACACGTACGAGATGGCCTCGGTGCTGCCGCAGACGCCGCCGACCAACGTGTCCGTCCTCGAACCGGTGCCGAAGGGCTCCGGGTTCACGGCGCCGGGCCGGTACATCACGCTGACGACCTGCACGCCCGAGTTCACCAGCACCTACCGCCTGATCGTATGGGGCAGGATGGTCGAAGAACGCCCCCGCGGCCAGGGCGCTCCGCCCGCGCTGGCCGCCCGCTGA
- a CDS encoding DUF881 domain-containing protein, translating into MSDSADSSAGPRRRFRAVRLLTAAVFALAGLLFVTSFNTSKGTNIRTDASLLRLTDLIHERSQNNALLEQSTAAARGRVEALADRDDGSTRAEDARLAALRATAGLEPLAGKGLTVTLNDAPPNATARIPNIPEPQPNDLVIHQQDLQAVVNALWQGGAQGIQVMDQRLISTSAVRCVGNTLILQGRVYSPPYKVSAVGDPAALRRALAASPALQNYQMYVAAYGLGWKVDEHKELKLPGYAGTVDLHHAKPADGPSAPGTP; encoded by the coding sequence TTGAGCGATTCCGCCGACTCCTCCGCGGGTCCCCGTCGCCGGTTCCGGGCGGTCCGGCTGCTCACGGCCGCCGTCTTCGCCCTGGCGGGGCTGCTCTTCGTCACCAGCTTCAACACCTCCAAGGGTACGAACATCCGCACGGACGCCTCGCTCCTGCGGCTCACCGACCTCATCCACGAGCGCAGCCAGAACAACGCGCTGCTGGAGCAGTCCACCGCGGCCGCCCGCGGCCGCGTCGAGGCCCTCGCCGACCGCGACGACGGCAGCACCCGCGCCGAGGACGCCAGGCTGGCCGCCCTGCGCGCCACCGCAGGCCTGGAGCCGCTGGCCGGCAAGGGCCTCACCGTCACCCTCAACGACGCCCCGCCGAACGCCACCGCCCGCATCCCGAACATCCCCGAGCCGCAGCCCAACGACCTGGTCATCCACCAGCAGGACCTCCAGGCCGTCGTGAACGCCCTGTGGCAGGGCGGCGCCCAGGGCATCCAGGTCATGGACCAGCGGCTGATCTCCACCAGCGCGGTGCGCTGCGTCGGCAACACCCTGATCCTCCAGGGCCGCGTCTACTCGCCGCCCTACAAGGTGAGCGCCGTCGGCGACCCCGCCGCGCTGCGCCGGGCGCTCGCCGCCTCCCCGGCGCTGCAGAACTACCAGATGTACGTCGCCGCGTACGGGCTCGGCTGGAAGGTCGACGAGCACAAGGAGCTGAAGCTCCCCGGCTACGCCGGCACCGTCGACCTGCACCACGCCAAGCCGGCCGACGGCCCCTCCGCGCCGGGCACGCCCTGA
- a CDS encoding DUF5324 family protein yields the protein MTRKDSVRLCADSARDTMRHAAEVVAPYAETAKEAAVHYAHEANDRLAPLVAQTAHQASRQARTAYECHLHPRLKAARTHVPPNVDRAAVQAVHETRRAARQAADYAGPRLEHAIAAGRPVAEEAASRSVAAIAALRGQVSAQEVQRLIRRHERRARAGHVLKGLAVAAAVAGAAYAAWRWWDRQSSPDWLVEPPAATELSSRRDAPASFDDELAEKEREATEEE from the coding sequence GTGACCCGCAAGGACAGCGTGCGCCTGTGCGCCGACAGCGCCCGGGACACCATGAGGCACGCAGCGGAAGTGGTGGCGCCGTACGCAGAGACCGCCAAGGAGGCGGCGGTCCACTACGCGCACGAGGCGAACGACCGGCTCGCGCCGCTGGTGGCCCAGACGGCCCACCAGGCCTCGCGGCAGGCGCGCACGGCGTACGAGTGCCATCTGCACCCGCGGCTGAAGGCCGCGCGCACGCATGTGCCGCCGAACGTCGACCGGGCCGCCGTCCAGGCCGTGCACGAGACGCGCCGCGCCGCCCGGCAGGCCGCCGACTACGCGGGCCCGCGGCTGGAGCACGCCATCGCGGCGGGCCGCCCCGTGGCCGAGGAGGCCGCCTCCCGGTCCGTGGCGGCGATCGCCGCGCTGCGCGGCCAGGTGTCGGCGCAGGAGGTGCAGCGGCTGATCAGGCGCCACGAGCGGCGGGCCCGCGCCGGGCACGTCCTCAAGGGCCTCGCGGTGGCCGCGGCCGTGGCCGGCGCCGCGTACGCCGCATGGCGTTGGTGGGACCGCCAGTCGAGCCCCGACTGGCTGGTCGAGCCACCCGCCGCGACCGAGCTGTCCTCCCGCCGGGACGCCCCGGCGAGCTTCGACGACGAGCTCGCCGAGAAGGAGCGCGAGGCGACCGAGGAGGAGTGA
- a CDS encoding helix-turn-helix domain-containing protein has translation MDAVQQEATARARELQRSWYGEPLGALFRRLIDDLGLNQARLAAVLGLSAPMLSQLMSGQRAKIGNPAVVQRVQALQDLAAQVSDGSVSAAEATDRMDEIKRTQGGSVLSSSTQNSTGSGAPTVKRVVREIQSLLRSVSAAGDILDAANSLAPSHPELAEFLRVYGAGRTADAVAHYEAHQN, from the coding sequence GTGGATGCAGTTCAGCAAGAGGCCACGGCCAGAGCCAGGGAACTCCAGCGCAGCTGGTACGGCGAGCCCCTCGGTGCCCTCTTCCGCCGGCTCATAGACGACCTCGGGCTGAACCAGGCCCGCCTCGCCGCCGTCCTCGGCCTGTCGGCGCCCATGCTGTCCCAGCTGATGAGCGGCCAGCGCGCCAAGATCGGCAACCCCGCGGTGGTGCAGCGGGTGCAGGCGCTCCAGGACCTCGCGGCCCAGGTCTCGGACGGCAGCGTCAGCGCCGCCGAGGCCACCGACCGCATGGACGAGATCAAGCGGACCCAGGGCGGCTCCGTACTCAGCAGCAGCACCCAGAACAGCACCGGTTCGGGCGCCCCGACGGTCAAGCGCGTCGTCCGCGAGATCCAGTCCCTGCTGCGGTCGGTCTCCGCAGCCGGCGACATACTCGACGCCGCGAACAGCCTCGCGCCCAGCCACCCGGAGCTCGCCGAGTTCCTCCGGGTGTACGGCGCCGGCCGCACGGCGGACGCCGTCGCGCACTACGAGGCGCACCAGAACTGA
- a CDS encoding LysM peptidoglycan-binding domain-containing protein, whose amino-acid sequence MGLFDFLRSEKRKQAAARKAAGQASADYAATYTDAVNATRAAAERMAAAAPPKAAPAPPRAAAPRRPAAAGRPPHTPTPSSAAHKAVPAAPDAPLPGAGAGAARRTYTVRKGDTLMLIARRELGNEARWRELYAVNRGVIGTDPHQVHPGQVLTLPG is encoded by the coding sequence ATGGGACTCTTCGACTTCCTGAGATCCGAGAAGAGGAAACAGGCCGCTGCCCGGAAGGCCGCCGGGCAGGCTTCCGCCGACTACGCGGCGACCTACACCGACGCGGTCAACGCGACGCGCGCCGCCGCCGAGCGGATGGCCGCGGCGGCCCCGCCCAAGGCCGCCCCCGCCCCGCCGAGGGCCGCGGCCCCGCGCCGCCCCGCCGCGGCGGGCCGGCCGCCGCACACGCCGACGCCGTCCTCGGCCGCGCACAAGGCCGTCCCGGCGGCCCCCGACGCGCCCTTGCCCGGGGCCGGGGCAGGGGCCGCCAGGCGCACGTACACGGTCCGCAAGGGCGACACGCTGATGCTGATCGCCCGCCGGGAGCTGGGGAACGAGGCCCGCTGGCGGGAGCTGTACGCCGTGAACCGCGGGGTCATCGGCACCGACCCGCACCAGGTCCACCCCGGCCAGGTGCTCACCCTGCCGGGCTGA
- a CDS encoding serine/threonine-protein kinase, producing the protein MGEVFAGRYELVDPIGRGGMGAVWRAWDQRRRRYVAAKVLQQGDAHTLLRFVREQALRIDHPNVLAPASWAADDDKVLFTMDLVGGGSLAHLIGDYGPLPPRFVCTLLDQLLAGLAAVHAEGVVHRDIKPANILLEATGTGRPHLRLSDFGISMRKGEPRLTETDYVVGTPGYFAPEQLLGAEPDFPADLFAVGLVALYLLQGARPDSRALVEHFRAHGTPGAPEGVPAPLWDVVANLLQPDPQSRFKTATGVRRALAEAVELLPADPPEAADVEVFDQLGPLPPGFGPQGPKSGAAGGGPDPRKAAGAAAAAGPAAAPSPPGGVPTAGAGAGEPTRTDPRAAAAAPAWTPAAQPAPAPAPAAAAPAHPGSSATGSFHLAPPAHPVPQPARPEPASAAAATALPGPAGRGRVAPPSKAAAAALLAAALLCFAVGVWALTQT; encoded by the coding sequence ATGGGTGAGGTCTTCGCCGGCCGGTACGAGCTGGTCGACCCGATCGGCCGCGGCGGCATGGGCGCCGTCTGGCGGGCCTGGGACCAGCGGCGGCGCCGGTACGTCGCCGCCAAGGTCCTCCAGCAGGGCGACGCCCACACCCTGCTGCGCTTCGTGCGCGAGCAGGCCCTGCGGATCGACCACCCGAACGTGCTGGCGCCGGCCAGCTGGGCGGCGGACGACGACAAGGTCCTCTTCACGATGGACCTGGTCGGGGGCGGCTCGCTCGCCCACCTGATCGGCGACTACGGGCCGCTGCCGCCGCGCTTCGTGTGCACGCTCCTCGACCAGCTCCTCGCGGGGCTGGCCGCGGTGCACGCGGAGGGCGTCGTCCACCGCGACATCAAGCCCGCCAACATCCTGCTGGAGGCGACCGGGACCGGCCGGCCGCACCTCCGGCTCTCCGACTTCGGCATCTCGATGCGCAAGGGCGAGCCCCGCCTCACCGAGACCGACTACGTGGTGGGCACCCCCGGGTACTTCGCGCCCGAGCAACTCCTCGGCGCCGAACCCGACTTCCCCGCGGACCTGTTCGCCGTCGGGCTCGTCGCGCTGTACCTGCTCCAGGGTGCCCGGCCCGACTCCCGCGCCCTGGTGGAGCACTTCCGCGCCCACGGCACCCCGGGCGCCCCCGAGGGCGTGCCCGCCCCGCTGTGGGACGTCGTCGCGAACCTCCTCCAGCCCGACCCGCAGAGCCGTTTCAAGACCGCCACGGGCGTCCGCAGGGCCCTTGCCGAGGCCGTGGAGCTGCTGCCGGCGGACCCGCCGGAAGCGGCCGACGTGGAGGTCTTCGACCAACTGGGCCCGCTGCCGCCGGGTTTCGGCCCGCAGGGCCCCAAGAGCGGCGCCGCGGGCGGCGGCCCGGACCCGCGGAAGGCGGCGGGGGCGGCGGCCGCGGCCGGCCCTGCGGCGGCTCCCTCGCCGCCGGGCGGTGTGCCGACGGCCGGCGCGGGGGCCGGCGAGCCGACGCGTACGGACCCGCGGGCGGCCGCGGCCGCACCGGCGTGGACACCCGCGGCGCAGCCGGCTCCCGCGCCCGCCCCGGCCGCCGCGGCGCCCGCGCACCCCGGCTCCTCCGCGACGGGCAGCTTCCACCTGGCCCCGCCGGCCCACCCCGTACCGCAGCCCGCCCGGCCGGAGCCTGCTTCGGCGGCGGCCGCGACCGCCCTGCCCGGGCCGGCCGGCCGCGGCCGCGTCGCCCCGCCGTCGAAGGCGGCCGCCGCGGCCCTCCTGGCGGCCGCGCTGCTGTGCTTCGCCGTCGGCGTGTGGGCGCTCACCCAGACGTGA
- the crgA gene encoding cell division protein CrgA, whose product MPKSRIRKKDEFTPPPVKAQPIKLTNRSWVAPVMLAFFLIGLAWIVVFYVSETQLPIESLGNWNIVVGFGFIAAGFGVSTQWK is encoded by the coding sequence GTGCCGAAGTCACGTATCCGCAAGAAGGACGAGTTCACCCCGCCGCCCGTGAAGGCGCAGCCGATCAAGCTGACGAACCGGAGCTGGGTCGCCCCGGTCATGCTGGCGTTCTTCCTGATCGGCCTCGCCTGGATCGTCGTCTTCTACGTGAGCGAGACCCAGCTGCCGATCGAATCCCTCGGCAACTGGAACATCGTGGTCGGATTCGGGTTCATCGCGGCCGGATTCGGCGTCTCCACGCAGTGGAAGTAG
- a CDS encoding rhomboid family intramembrane serine protease — MDTDRLPGCYRHPDRDTAIRCTRCERPICPDCMISAAVGFQCPDCVRGGSGTGHRPAANAPRTLAGGRVESDPHLVTKVLIGLNAAVFLAALAVPGLAVQLELLGLYVQFWGAPVQGVATGEYHRLLTSVFLHVEWWHIAGNMLALWFLGSPLEAVLGRARFLALYLLSGLGGSAVVYLLTPPNTPTLGASGAVFGLLGATVVLVRRTRQEMRPVVVMLALMLVLTFAPYGGGLEVSWQAHVGGLVTGLLLGAAMIRPAAGGKRPLIQWGACAVVFVLVTALVLVRTAALT; from the coding sequence ATGGACACCGACCGTCTGCCGGGCTGCTACCGCCACCCGGACCGCGACACGGCCATCCGCTGCACCCGCTGCGAGCGGCCCATCTGCCCGGACTGCATGATCAGCGCAGCCGTCGGCTTCCAGTGCCCCGACTGCGTCCGCGGCGGCTCCGGTACGGGGCACCGGCCGGCGGCGAACGCCCCGCGGACGCTGGCGGGGGGCCGGGTCGAGTCCGACCCCCACCTCGTCACCAAGGTCCTCATCGGGCTGAACGCCGCCGTGTTCCTCGCCGCCCTGGCCGTGCCCGGCCTGGCCGTGCAGCTGGAGCTGCTCGGCCTGTACGTGCAGTTCTGGGGCGCTCCCGTGCAGGGCGTGGCCACCGGGGAGTACCACCGGCTGCTGACCTCGGTGTTCCTGCACGTGGAGTGGTGGCACATCGCGGGCAACATGCTCGCCCTGTGGTTCCTCGGCAGCCCGCTGGAGGCCGTGCTCGGCCGGGCCCGCTTCCTCGCCCTCTACCTGCTGTCCGGGCTGGGCGGGAGCGCCGTGGTGTACCTGCTGACGCCGCCGAACACGCCGACGCTCGGCGCCTCGGGCGCGGTGTTCGGGCTGCTGGGGGCGACGGTGGTGCTGGTGCGGCGCACGCGCCAGGAGATGCGCCCGGTCGTGGTCATGCTCGCGCTGATGCTGGTGCTGACCTTCGCGCCGTACGGGGGCGGGCTGGAGGTGTCCTGGCAGGCGCACGTGGGAGGCCTGGTCACGGGCCTGCTGCTCGGGGCGGCCATGATCCGGCCCGCTGCCGGGGGAAAGCGGCCGCTCATCCAGTGGGGTGCCTGCGCGGTGGTGTTCGTGCTGGTCACGGCGTTGGTGCTGGTCCGGACGGCGGCACTCACCTGA